The sequence below is a genomic window from Streptosporangium lutulentum.
GGCCTTCCTAGGCTCTACGGGTTGCTGCATGACATTCAGCGCAAGAATGTCCAGAGCATCACTGATCTTCTGCTGTGGGCGGTAGACGGACACCTGGACCATCCGACCGCCTTCGCTGTCTCGCCAGCGAAGCGCCTTCCCGTGCAGGTCCGCGGCCGTCGCGGGCACGGCTTTCGGCTGGCCGAGGCCATCAGGCAGGTAACGTACTTCAACCCCATCGACCTTGGGAGCAGGAGTGCCCGCAACAGGGGTGCTAGCGGCGGTTTGAGCAGGCTGTGAGTCAACGGCACAGGCGGAGCCTGCCGCCGCCGCAGCGAGTACGACCGCGATCGCGAAGATCGCCTTGGCCCGGGCCACGCTCCGCTGAGGCGCTATCGAAATGGTTTCCTCGGCCAGTGCCCGGGGCTCAAACTGCGACAAACCGTCCTCCTCGTTACAACGGGGGCCAACAGTAACGCAGACGCGCGGATACATGGATGCGGATTCGAATTCCTTCAGGGACACAAACGGCAGTGGTGTAGCCGGCGACGGCACTGAAGGTAGCGATTTCAAGAGCGCTATGTTCCGAACGGCGACAGAGCCTCTGACCAGGGCAGGAGTCTCTTCCCGCCCCTCATCCTCAGAAGATCATCCCGCGCATATTCCGCAAGCTCGCCTTTTGATCCGTAGATCCCCAAACGATGTCCAGGATCGTTCAGAACAGTTCGCCGTGCAGGTCGTCGACGATTCGGCTGTTCACATCAGTCCAACTCGGTTCATGATCGTCCGCTCGGTTGGCTCCCAAGGTGGCTCCCGGAAGACCTCCAGACCGCCTGCTTGCAAGTCGACCCGATCGTGAGCCGCTATGGCCCCGACCCGTGCGGCGAACACCCGTGACTAACTGTCATTGGCCACGCGATGCACCGCTCCTCAATGGCACGACGACCACGCTTCCGACCGCCCTCTAACCTGGTCAGCGGGGATCGGCTGAGTTCCGGTCCTCGCTTCGGCCGGTGTGACCTCCAACTCTTGATGTGGTTGGTGCAACCGGTACTTGCCTGGTGAACTTGGCAGATGATCGGGAAGACACGGTGGGAGCGGCAGCTCCATCAGAGGATTTCCGCTTCGGCGGTGGCGGTGGCGGAAGATCGCGTCGTCGTCCATGAGCGCCATACTCGGCTTGTCTGCCTGGATCGCTACGACGGCTCGGTCCGTTGGGACGTTCCGATAGGAACCTGGCCGCGTGCCGTCGTTGTCGCCGGCGATCGCTGCCTGGTTCTGGCGCAGGACACCGATCAATTGTCCTGCCTCGATCTCACGACAGGGGCTGCGCTGTGGCGTGCCGGGTTGCCGCAATACTCGGGGCATGTCGTGGCTACCGCGGAGACGGTCATCGTCGGTGGCTGGCGCGGTTACACACCCATGGCAGCTTTCAACCTGAAGAACGGACGGCCTCTGTGGCGGGCACAGCAGCCCACGGCCACGGTGCTCCCGGGCCTTGGCCCCAAAATGTGGACACCAGCTGTCATGCGGCGAGCAGGACCCTATCGGACCGCTGCTCGTAGGTGATCGGGCTGAGGTAGTTCAGGCTGGAGTGCCTCCTTCGGGTGTTGTAGCGAGTGATCCACTTGAAGACCTCCAGGCGAGCCTGGCGGGCCGAGGACCAGCGTTTGGCGCCCTGCAGCGTCTCGCGTTTGAGAGTGGCGTTGAACGCCTCGGCGGCAGCGTTGTCCGCGCTTGTCCCGACGGCGCCCATCGACTGGCGAACACCGAACTCCTTGCACACGGCGGCGAAGTCGGCGGAGGTGTATTGCGCCCCGTGATCGGAGTGAAAGACCGCCCCGGCCAGGTCACCACCCCGCGTGGCGGCGGCTGCCCGCAGCGCGTCGGTCACCAGCTCGGTGCGCATGTGATCGGCGATCGACCAACCAGCCAGGCGACGTGAATGCAGGTCCAGCACCGTCGCGAGATACAAGAACTGTCCCTCACCGACGGGCAGATAGGTGATGTCGCCCACGTACCGCTGGTTCGGCGCGGCCGCGGTGAAGTCCCGCTTGATCAGGTCGGGCATCTTCTGATGGGAGGGCTCGGGCACCGTGGTGCGGACCCTCTTACGCAGATGCAGCCCGACGATGCCGAAGACCCGCATGATCCGCGCCACCCGCTTGTGATTGACCCGCCGGCCCGCATCGCGCAGCTCGGCAGTCACCCGCGGGCTGCCGTAGGTGCCATCGAAGTCGGCGTGGATCTGCCTGATCTCCGCCGCGAG
It includes:
- a CDS encoding outer membrane protein assembly factor BamB family protein, with the protein product MIGKTRWERQLHQRISASAVAVAEDRVVVHERHTRLVCLDRYDGSVRWDVPIGTWPRAVVVAGDRCLVLAQDTDQLSCLDLTTGAALWRAGLPQYSGHVVATAETVIVGGWRGYTPMAAFNLKNGRPLWRAQQPTATVLPGLGPKMWTPAVMRRAGPYRTAARR
- a CDS encoding IS3 family transposase (programmed frameshift), which translates into the protein MAMKAYSVEFKTDAVALYLSDPSRTYASVAKDLGVNRETLRLWVHQARSAGTAPKTGSVKRPPTGLVTSGNVLEEENKQLRARIRELELEREILRRAAKYFAGGDELVSRFQFVADHRDAFGVKRLCRVLEVSRSGFYRWVAATPARAVRTAADAALAAEIRQIHADFDGTYGSPRVTAELRDAGRRVNHKRVARIMRVFGIVGLHLRKRVRTTVPEPSHQKMPDLIKRDFTAAAPNQRYVGDITYLPVGEGQFLYLATVLDLHSRRLAGWSIADHMRTELVTDALRAAAATRGGDLAGAVFHSDHGAQYTSADFAAVCKEFGVRQSMGAVGTSADNAAAEAFNATLKRETLQGAKRWSSARQARLEVFKWITRYNTRRRHSSLNYLSPITYEQRSDRVLLAA